Proteins from one Cicer arietinum cultivar CDC Frontier isolate Library 1 chromosome 3, Cicar.CDCFrontier_v2.0, whole genome shotgun sequence genomic window:
- the LOC101501051 gene encoding expansin-B15-like: MAHTLKCAFSHILILVGSLSILLVTPSSCFSLKKVVNVTSSNYNWSPSVATWYGLPTGDGSEGGACGYGNAVGQPPLSSMISAGSPLIYQSGKGCGSCYEVTCIGNHACSGNPVTVTITDECPGTCGSDSPYHFDLSGRAFGAMAISGQDGNLRKVGKIVVQHRRVPCNYNGVSIAFHVDSKSNPYYFATAVEYENGDGDLKKVELMEAFGNTWVTMQQSYGAVWKYNKQSLLRAPFSIRLTTIESGKIFVAKNVIPAGWKPGQTYRALGNFS, encoded by the exons ATGGCTCATACACTTAAATGTGCATTCTCTCATATACTCATCCTTGTAGGTTCACTCTCGATATTACTAGTGACCCCTTCCTCTTGTTTTAGTCTCAAAAAGGTTGTTAATGTTACTTCATCTAATTATAATTGGTCACCTTCAGTGGCCACTTGGTATGGACTTCCCACCGGAGATGGAAGTGAAG GTGGTGCTTGTGGATATGGAAATGCTGTTGGACAACCTCCATTATCTTCAATGATATCAGCCGGAAGCCCTCTCATCTATCAATCGGGCAAAGGCTGTGGTTCTTGTTATGAG GTGACGTGCATTGGAAATCATGCATGTTCAGGAAATCCTGTGACGGTTACTATTACCGATGAGTGCCCTGGTACTTGTGGATCAGATTCTCCATATCATTTTGATTTGAGTGGTAGAGCTTTTGGTGCCATGGCAATTTCAGGTCAAGATGGAAATCTTCGCAAGGTTGGAAAAATAGTCGTTCAACATAGAAG AGTTCCATGCAATTACAATGGTGTCTCAATAGCCTTCCACGTCGACTCTAAATCTAACCCATATTATTTTGCTACCGCGGTTGAATATGAAAATGGGGATGGTGATCTTAAAAAAGTTGAACTTATGGAAGCATTTGGCAACACTTGGGTTACAATGCAACAATCATACGGTGCTGTTTGGAAATATAATAAACAGTCACTACTAAGAGCGCCATTTTCTATTAGGCTAACCACAATTGAGTCTGGGAAGATATTTGTAGCAAAGAATGTGATCCCGGCGGGTTGGAAGCCTGGTCAGACTTATAGAGCACTTGGAAATTTTAGTTAA